The genomic segment TGGAAAGCATGGCGACGCTGGGCGTCGCGGCGCATGGCTATGGGATTCGTTACGATCACGGGCTGTTTCGTCAGGCCATCGTCGACGGTTGGCAGCACGAGCAGACCGAAACCTGGCTGAATTTCGGTAATCCGTGGGAGTTCGAACGCCCCGAAGTGACTTATCTGATCGGCTTTGGCGGCAGCGTCACGGCGATGCCGCACGACGCAACCGGGCCGGACCAACCGAAGCATTTCTGGCACTGGGCCGAGGGCGTGCGCGCCATTGCTTATGACACGCCGGTGGTCGGCTGGCGCGGGGCGAGCGTCAATACGCTGCGGTTGTGGCGAGCCCGTGCCGAGGCGGATTTCCATCTGGAACGTTTCAACGCGGGTGACCACATTGGGGCCGTCGCCGAGGAAGCCCGCGCCGAGAGCATCTCGCGAGTGCTGTATCCGGCCGACAGTACCGAAGCCGGCCAAGAGCTGCGCCTGCGCCAGGAATACTTCTTCGTCGCCGCCTCGCTGCAAGATCTGATACGGCGGCACCTGGACCAACGCGGCACGCTGCTGAACCTCCCAGAATTCGCCGCCATCCAGCTCAACGACACCCACCCGGCCATCGCGGTGGCGGAGCTGATGCGGCTGTTGGTCGACGTGCATGACATTCCCTGGCGCAAGGCGTGGGAGCTGACCGTCGGCACCCTGTCCTATACCAACCACACCCTGCTGCCGGAAGCCCTGGAAACCTGGCCGGTGGGGCTGATGGAGCGCCTGCTGCCGCGCCACATGCAGATCATCTACCTGATCAATGCGCAGCATCTCGATGCCTTGCGTGAGCGGGGTGTGCACGATCTTGACCTGCTGCGCTCGGTATCGCTGATCGAGGAAGGGCACGGCCGGCGGGTGCGCATGGGCAACCTGGCATTCCTCGGTTCGCATTGCATCAATGGCGTCTCGGCGCTGCACACCGGATTGATGCGCGAGACGGTATTCACCGATCTGCATTCGCTGTACCCGAAGCGCATCAGCAACAAGACCAACGGGATCACCTTCCGCCGCTGGCTGTACCAGTCCAATCCACAGCTGACCCGATTGCTGGTCGAACACATCGGCGAGGAGCTGCTCGACGCGCCAGAAACCATGCTGCGCCAATTGGAGCCTTTCGCCGATCAGCCGGACTTTCGCGCCCGCTTCGCCGCCCAGCGACTGGGCAACAAACAGCTGTTGGCACGGATGATTCAGGAGCGGCTGGGTATCAGTGTCGATCCGAATGCGCTGTTCGATGTTCATGTCAAACGCATCCACGAATACAAGCGGCAGCTGCTCAATCTGCTGCATACCGTGGCGCTGTATCAGGCAATTCGCTCCGACCCGGGCGGCAGCTGGGTGCCGCGTGTGAAGATCTTCGCCGGCAAGGCAGCCGCCAGTTACCACACGGCCAAGCTGATCATCAAACTGACCAACGACATCGCGCGGACCATCAACGATGACCCGACGGTGCGCGGCCTGCTCAAGGTGGTGTTCCTGCCCAACTACAACGTTAGTCTGGCCGAGCGCATCATTCCGGCTGCCGACCTGTCCGAGCAGATTTCCACCGCGGGACTCGAAGCCTCCGGCACCAGCAACATGAAGTTCGCCCTCAACGGCGCGCTGACGATCGGCACGCTCGATGGCGCCAACGTTGAAATGTGCGAGCAGATCGGTGCCGAGCACATGTTTATTTTCGGCTTGACCGCCCAAGAGGTCGAAGCGCGCAAACAGGCCAACGAATACAACGCCGAAGCCACCATCATCGATTCTCCGCGGCTCAACGAAGTGCTGATGGCGATTCGCAACGGTGCCTTCTCTGCGGATGATCCCTCGCGTTACACGGCGTTGATCGACGGCCTCAAATGGCACGACACGTTCATGGTCTGTGCCGATTTTGAGGCGTACTGGCAGGCACAGCTGGACGTCGAGGCGCGCTGGCGCGATGCCGACAGCTGGTGGCGTTCGGCGGTGCTGAACACGGCGCGCACGGGCTGGTTCTCGTCTGACCGGACCATCCGCGAATACGCTGAGGAAATCTGGAAGGTGCTCTGATCGCAACGGGGCGAGCGCCTGCAAAGCTGCGGCGTGCACTGCAGGCGCTCGCCCTGCCAGAGGAGCAAAGCGCTTGCTAGAGCGGCTGGCTGAAGAACGCTGCAGGCACGTTGCCGGTGCGCTGAACTCTGCGGCCTCTGGGCGGGTCTGAGGAGGGTTAGTTTCCCCCTGGCCTGCTAAACTGCGCGGGTTTTTCCATCCTCCGGAGTCATTTCATGTCACGCGTAACCCTGAGTCGCTACCTGATCGAGCAGACCCGCTGTAACAACACCCCTGCGGACCTGCGTTTTCTTATCGAGGTAGTGGCCCGAGCGTGCAAGGAAATCAGCCACGCCGTTTCCAAAGGCGCGCTGGGCGGCGTACTTGGCTCGACTGAAACCGAGAACATCCAGGGCGAAGTGCAGAAGAAACTCGACGTGCTGTCCAACGAAATTCTGCTCGAAGCCAACGAGTGGGGCGGCCACCTGGCCGGTATGGCGTCGGAGGAGATGGACAACGCCTACCAGATTCCCGGCAAGTATCCGAAAGGCGCCTACCTGCTTGTCTTCGATCCGTTGGATGGCTCGAGCAACATCGACGTAAACGTGTCGGTCGGCACCATCTTTTCGGTGCTGCGCTGCCCGGATCACTGCTTTAGCCAGAACGACGCGCTCGGCGAGGAAGCCTTCCTCCAGCCGGGCACCAAGCAGGTGGCTGCCGGCTATGCCATCTATGGTCCGCAAACGATGCTGATGCTGACCCTGGGCAACGGCGTGATGGGTTTCACCCTGGACCGCGAACTGGGCAGCTTCGTGCTCACCCACGACAATATCCGCGTTCCGGAAAGCACCGCCGAATTTGCCATCAACATGTCCAATCAGCGCCACTGGGAAGCACCGGTGCAGCGCTATGTCAGCGAGCTGCTGGACGGTGCTGAAGGCCCGCTGGGCAAGAACTACAACATGCGCTGGATCGCCTCGATGGTGGCCGATGTGCATCGCATCCTGACCCGTGGCGGCGTCTTCATGTACCCCAAGGATTCGCGCGAGCCGGGCAAGGCCGGCAAGCTGCGCCTGATGTACGAAGCCAACCCGATGTCCTTCATCATCGAGCAGGCCGGCGGCGCCGCCACCAACGGCATCCAGCGCATCCTCGATATCCAGCCTGACTCCCTGCATCAGCGCGTACCTGTATTCCTGGGCTCCAAGGAAGAGGTCGAGCGCGCTACTGGCTATCACCAGGGCTGATCGATGCAGCAGATGCCCTGGCTGGAATTGCTGAACTGGTGGTTCGGCGAGGGCGTCACTGTCAGCGAAATTTCCAAGCAAAAACACCGCTTGTGGTTCGGCTACAAGCCCGAACAGGACGCCGAGGCCCGTGCACGCTTCGGCGATCAGGTCGATGAAGCGCTGTCTGGCGGGCTGGGCGACTGGGCTGAATCGCCCCATGGCTGGTTGGCGCTGGTGCTGTTGCTCGACCAGCTGCCCCGCATGATCTATCGCGGGACGCCGCGCGCCTTCGCCGGAGACGAGCGCGCCCTGCAGCTGGTGCGCGAGGGCATGGCCCATGGCGGCGATGTACTGCTCGCCCCGATTCAGCGGGTGTTCATCTATCTGGTGCTCGAGCATGCGGAGGATCTTCGCGTACAGGAGCAGGCCGTCGCGCAGTTTCAGATGCTCCACGGGCTTGTTGGGTCCGAAGACCAGGCGCTGTTTGCGGATTTTCTCGACTATGCGGTGCGTCATCGCGAAGTGATTGCCAGATTCGGCCGCTTTCCCCATCGCAATCATGTGCTCGGCCGGGAAACCACCGAGGCCGAACAGGTATTCCTGGCCGCGCCCGGCTCGCGCTTCTAGGCGGTGGCGGCGTAGTCTCGCGTTCCGCTCCGAACTGTTAATTTGACAGGCGTGGCCAAGCAGGGCCAGCCACCGACCGATCCAAGGAAATCTGCCATGTCGTTGCGTTATCTGTCATTGATCGTCGCCGTTGTGCTGGTGGCTGCCTGCAGCCCGGTCACCCAGGAGAACTTCGCTAAGCTGAAGGCCGGTATGCCTCGCTCGGAAGTCGAAGAGCTGCTCGGCAAGCCGGGCGAATGCGCTGGCGCGCTGGGTATGTACAGTTGCACCTGGGGCCAGAAGAACAGTTTCATCAGTGTCCAGTTCGCCGGCGACAAGGTGATGATGTTCTCCGGCCAAGGCCTGAAGTAAGGAGCGTTCTATGCGTCTCGTCGTGACGTTGTGCTGTGTCTTGTTGATCGCCGGCTGCGCACGCCCGGACGCCCGTGAAGCGCCCGAGACGACGGATCAGGTAGACCTGCAGCGCTACCAGGGGACCTGGTATGAACTGGCGCGTCTACCGATGTTCTTCCAGCGTAACTGTGTACGGTCCGAGGCCTATTACGAGCTGCGAGACGACGGCCGCGTGGCGGTGACCAATCGCTGTGAAACTGCAGATGGCGAATGGCAACAGGCAGAGGGTGAGGCAGCTCCCCAACAACCTGGCAAAACCGATAAGCTCTGGGTTCGCTTCGACAACTGGTTCAGCAATCTCTTTCCGGGGCTGACCAAGGGCGATTACTGGATTCTTTACCTCGACGATGACTATCGCGTGGCGCTGGTGGGCAGTCCGGATCGCGACTACCTCTGGCTGCTGTCGCGAGAACCGGAAGTTGACTCGGCGATACGCGACACGCTGCTCAATGAAGCCCGTAAGCGCGGCTACGACGTCAGTGAGCTGATCTGGCGCGGCGAGTCGTCCTGAACGCGCCGGAGCTCAAACCTGCTGAGCGGCGCCGCTTTGCGTGCTGGCAAGCGTGTCGCGACTACTCCCAGTGCAGCCGCGCCAACAGCCACTCGCCATCTTCCCGCCACCATTCGAGCCTGACCTGATAGTGACCGACGCGTTGAGGCAGCCAGCGCTCGGCGCCGGTCAGCCCCACCTGAGCCTCGCTGTAGCCCTTGTCCGTGTAGGCAGGGTCGATCCAGCTCCGCTGTTTCAACGCGATCACCCGCACGTTGTTATGACGCAGAAACATCAAGCTGGACGTGCGCCGCACCCAATCCCGGTCGAGCTGTTGATTGGCCCTGAATTCAGGATGAATGCGCGCCATCAGGTCGCTGTTGTCCTTGTTCTCTATGCTGTCCTGCAGTGATTGCGCAGCCGCATCCAGTGCGGCTTGGGGATCATCACGACCACAACCGACCAGCAGCAGCGCCAGCGCCACGGCAGTTGCGGCTAATTTCCATAGGGGCATGCCGAACCTCTCGAACCTCGTTATGATGCCGGAAACGTCAGGCGGGTCATCGAGCCCGCGCACCGACCATGGAGTGTGCCATGCAGACCTTGTACCCGGAGATCAAACCCTACGCCCGGCACGAGCTGGCGGTTGAATCACCGCATGTGCTTTACGTCGACGAGAGTGGATCACCGGAGGGGCTGCCCGTGCTGTTCGTTCATGGTGGCCCGGGCGGCGGCTGTGATGCACTGAGCCGGCGCTTCTTCGATCCCAACCTGTACCGCATCATCACCTTCGATCAGCGTGGTTGTGGCCGTTCAACGCCCCACGCCAGCCTGGAAAACAACACCACCGCTCACCTTATCGCCGATATGGAGCGCATTCGTGAATCCCTCGGTGTCGATAAATGGGTGCTGTTCGGCGGCTCCTGGGGCTCGACACTGTCCCTGGCCTACGCTCAGGCTTATCCCGAGCATGTACATGCATTGATTCTGCGCGGGATCTTTCTCTGTCGTCCGAAGGAGTTTTCCTGGTTCTACCAGGAGGGCGCCAGCCGACTATTCCCCGATTACTGGCAGGACTTCCTTTCGCCGATTCCGCCGGACGAGCGTGGGAATCTGATGCAGGCCTATTACAGACGCCTGACGGGCACCGATCAGATCGCCCAAATGCACGCGGCCAAGGCTTGGTCCTGCTGGGAGGGCCGCACCGCTACGCTGCGACCCAACACCCAGGTGGTCGATCGCTTCTCCGACACCCATCGGGCGCTGGCGATGGCGCGCATTGAATGCCATTACTTCGTCAACGGCGCCTTTCTCGAGCCCGATCAATTGCTGCGCGAGATGCACAAGATCGCACACTTGCCGGGCATCATCGTGCACGGGCGCTATGACGTCATCTGCCCGCTGGAAAATGCCTGGGAACTGCACGAGGCGTGGCCCAACAGCGAGCTGCAGATCATCCGTGAGGCGGGGCATTCGGCGTCGGAATCCGGCACCTGTGATGCACTGGTCCGGGCTGCCGCGGATATCGCCAAGCGGTTGCTCGACGTGCCTCCCGAGGAAGCCTGATGAAAGCCTTGATCCAGCGCGTGCGACAGGCGCGGGTCGAGGTGGCGGGAGAGGTGGTTGGCAGCATCGGCCAGGGCCTGCTGGTTCTGGTCGGCATTCAGCGTGACGATGACCAGACCCGCGCTGACAAGCTGTTACATAAGTTGTTGCGCTACCGGGTATTCGGCGATGAGCAGGGCAAGATGAATCGCTCCTTGAGCGACATTGGCGGCGGCCTGCTGCTGGTTTCCCAGTTCACCCTGGCAGCCGATACGCGCAGCGGGCTGCGGCCCAGCTTCTCCAGTGCAGCGCCGCCACAGCTCGGCGAAGAACTCTATGAATACCTGCTCGCCCAGGCCCGCCGACAGCACCAGCAGGTTGCATGCGGTCGTTTCGGTGCCGACATGCAGGTGCACTTGCAAAACGATGGGCCGGTGACCTTCATGCTGGAAAGCTGAGACCCCCGCCGCGGTTCGGTCAGCGCTTCGACGGTTCCAGGCCGTTCTCATGCAGCCAGCTCATCGCATGCTCGCGCAGCTGCACAGTCTGGTAATTCAGCCAGGCCTGGCGAACTTCGGGAAAATCTTCCAGTTTGAAATCGAAGGTTCGCAACGGCTTGCGTCCCTGTAAGGCATGGCTGAGCACGGTATGGGCGTTGGGGTCGTGCTGGGTGAACAGGAATGCTTCACGCATGGCGATCGATTGCGCGAGCGCAAGAGGTTCGATATGCACAAAGCGATCTTCCTGCACGTCATGCTTCTCGTCCGTGCCCGGTGCGGTTTCGCCCGGAAACACTGCGAGGATTTGGCCGGATTCCAGGTCGAGGTAATGCTCGCTGGCGTCACGGCTGTCCAGCGCGTATTCCAGGCGGTGAACGTCTATGGTCAAGGGTCGCATGGCAGTGACTGCTGTTTTGGGGTTCAGTAGCTCTGACCCGGATGTTCCAGATGGGTGCACTACGTTCATCGGTCGCATGGCTTCTGCCGATCAGAAGAGCCAGCGTCGATCAGAACAGGCGTGCCAGCAGGGCGCTGACGGCGGTTTCGACGCGCAGGATGCGCTCACCCATTTGGACCGGCTGCAGGCCCGCCTCGGTGAATTTGTCGACTTCGTAAGGTATCCAGCCGCCTTCCGGTCCGATCGCCAGCGTCACCGAGTCGGAAATGGCGCGCGGACAGTCCGGGTAGTCACCCGGATGACCCACTAGCCCGCAGGTGCCGACGGCGATTTGCGGCAGGCGATCTTCGACAAAGGGTTTGAAGCGCTTTTCGATGCTCACCTCCGGCAGCACCGTATCGCGCGCCTGCTCCAAACCAAGCAGCAACTGTTCACGAATCGCCTCCGGTTCGAGAAACGGCGTCTGCCAGAAACTCTTCTCCACTCGATAACTGTTGAGCAGCACCAGTCGTGGTACGCCCATGCAGGCGACGGTCTGAAGCACACGACGGAGCATCTTTGGCCTGGGCAATGCCAGCAGCAAGGTGATCGGCAGCTTGGACGGCGGCGGCTGATTCAGCGCGACTTCCAGTTCCGCCTCGTCGGCGTCCAGGCGCAGCAGTCGGCCCTGTCCCATCTCACCGCCAAGCAGGCCGACCCGCAGACTTGCGCCTGTTTCGGCGCGGTGTACGTCCTGGATGTGTTTGAGGCGGCGGTCACGCAGGATCACGCGATTGGCGGCAACGAAGTCGGCCGCCTCCAGCAGTAACAGGTTCACGGGCGAGGCGTGGGCGACTGGTCGCTGCGGTGCGCTGCGTCGTCTTCCGCGTCGCCGCGGAAGTCTTCCTCGCGTTTCTTCACCATGCTGCCGCAGATCAGCCCGGCCTCGAACAGCAGCCACATCGGTATCGCGAGTAGCGCCTGGGAGAATACGTCTGGTGGCGTCAGCACCATGCCGACCACGAAGCAGCCGACGATGACATAAGGGCGACTCTTGCGCAGGGTGGCGACATCGACGATGCCGACCCAGATCAGCAAAAAGGTCGCCACCGGAATTTCGAAGGCTACGCCAAACGCGAAGAACAGCGTCAGCACGAAATCCAGGTATTGACCAATGTCGGTCATCATCTCCACGCCTTCGGGCGTCACGCTGGCAAAGAAGCCGAACATGATCGGGAACACCACGAAGTAGGCGAAGGCCATGCCGCCATAGAACAGGAAAATGCTGGAGATCAGCAGCGGCACCGCCACGCGCTTTTCATGCTTGTACAACCCCGGCGCGATGAAGCTCCAGATCTGATGCAGGATCACCGGCATCGACAGGAACAGCGCCACCATCATGGTCAGCTTGAACGGCGTCAGAAAGGGTGAGGCCACCCCGGTGGCGATCATCGTCGCGCCTTCCGGCAGATAGGCTCGCAAGGGTGCCGCTACCAGCGCGTAGATTTGCTGGGAGAAATAAAACAGCCCGCCGAACAGCAACAGGATGGCTACCACGCAGCGCAACAGACGCTTGCGCAGCTCCGTCAGGTGGGCAACCAGCGGCATTTCCTGATCATCGTTGGAAGTATTGCTCATGGCTCAGCGGGTCTGTCCGGGCGGGGTACGGGGGCCGTATCGGCGGGTTTGGCTTCGCTGGGCGCCGGCACATCAAGTGTGCTCGCCTCCGGTGCAGGCGTGGCGGATTGCGGAGAGGCGCTGCCGCTGGCGGTCGGTGAGCTGGGCATGATGCTCTGTTTCATTTCCCGTTCGAGATCGAGGATGCGCTCGTTATGCAGCTGACGACGGATCTCGTCGGCGCCGATTTCGCGTTCGACCTCGGACTTGATGTTGGCAAAGCTGCGCTTGGCGCGGCCGATCCACAAACCGGCGGTGCGTACGGCACCCGGCAAGCGTTCCGGGCCGAGTACGAACAGCGCAACCAGACCGATCAGCAGCAGTTCGGTGAAGCCGATATCGAACATGGCGGTTCAGTTCTTCTTCGTCGGTTCTTCGACCTTGCGGGCCTCGGCATCGATGGTGTGGTTCTGCTTCTCTTCGACGCTGGGCTTTTCCTCATCGGTGCCCATGGACTTGCGAAAGCCTTTGATCGCATCGCCGAGGTCCGAGCCCAGGCCCTTGAGGCGCTTGGTGCCGAAGAGCATGACCACGATGAGCAGAACGATCAGGAGTTGCCAGACGCTGATTCCACCAAAACCCATGCTGCGTTACTCCAGTTGAATGTCAGGATTGTGGGCGCGCGGCTTTTTCCGCGTGCCCGGAGAGGCCGAAACGCCGGTCCAGCTCGTCCAGTACCGCCTGGGGATGCTGATCCAGTGCGGCCAGCATCACCAGGCTGTGAAACCACAGATCGGCAGTTTCGTAGATCAGGTCGCTGGCATCGCCACTGATGGCGGCATCTTTGGCGGCCAGGATGGTTTCCACCGATTCCTCGCCGACCTTCTCGAGAATCTTGTTCAGGCCCTTGTGATACAGGCTGGCCACATAGGAACTGTCCGCAGCGGCGCCCTTGCGGGCTTCCAGCACCTCGGCCAGACGGGCGAAGGTGTCA from the Stutzerimonas stutzeri genome contains:
- a CDS encoding glycogen/starch/alpha-glucan phosphorylase; translated protein: MSQESSAPNTDEIAAFRNAIISKLTYSIGKDPENASNHDWFEAVALATRDRMIDQWMDRTRQGYREGKKRVYYLSLEFLIGRLLTDSLSNLGLLDVAREALAGVDVDFETIRMAEPDAALGNGGLGRLAACFMESMATLGVAAHGYGIRYDHGLFRQAIVDGWQHEQTETWLNFGNPWEFERPEVTYLIGFGGSVTAMPHDATGPDQPKHFWHWAEGVRAIAYDTPVVGWRGASVNTLRLWRARAEADFHLERFNAGDHIGAVAEEARAESISRVLYPADSTEAGQELRLRQEYFFVAASLQDLIRRHLDQRGTLLNLPEFAAIQLNDTHPAIAVAELMRLLVDVHDIPWRKAWELTVGTLSYTNHTLLPEALETWPVGLMERLLPRHMQIIYLINAQHLDALRERGVHDLDLLRSVSLIEEGHGRRVRMGNLAFLGSHCINGVSALHTGLMRETVFTDLHSLYPKRISNKTNGITFRRWLYQSNPQLTRLLVEHIGEELLDAPETMLRQLEPFADQPDFRARFAAQRLGNKQLLARMIQERLGISVDPNALFDVHVKRIHEYKRQLLNLLHTVALYQAIRSDPGGSWVPRVKIFAGKAAASYHTAKLIIKLTNDIARTINDDPTVRGLLKVVFLPNYNVSLAERIIPAADLSEQISTAGLEASGTSNMKFALNGALTIGTLDGANVEMCEQIGAEHMFIFGLTAQEVEARKQANEYNAEATIIDSPRLNEVLMAIRNGAFSADDPSRYTALIDGLKWHDTFMVCADFEAYWQAQLDVEARWRDADSWWRSAVLNTARTGWFSSDRTIREYAEEIWKVL
- a CDS encoding class 1 fructose-bisphosphatase, whose product is MSRVTLSRYLIEQTRCNNTPADLRFLIEVVARACKEISHAVSKGALGGVLGSTETENIQGEVQKKLDVLSNEILLEANEWGGHLAGMASEEMDNAYQIPGKYPKGAYLLVFDPLDGSSNIDVNVSVGTIFSVLRCPDHCFSQNDALGEEAFLQPGTKQVAAGYAIYGPQTMLMLTLGNGVMGFTLDRELGSFVLTHDNIRVPESTAEFAINMSNQRHWEAPVQRYVSELLDGAEGPLGKNYNMRWIASMVADVHRILTRGGVFMYPKDSREPGKAGKLRLMYEANPMSFIIEQAGGAATNGIQRILDIQPDSLHQRVPVFLGSKEEVERATGYHQG
- a CDS encoding DUF924 family protein; translated protein: MQQMPWLELLNWWFGEGVTVSEISKQKHRLWFGYKPEQDAEARARFGDQVDEALSGGLGDWAESPHGWLALVLLLDQLPRMIYRGTPRAFAGDERALQLVREGMAHGGDVLLAPIQRVFIYLVLEHAEDLRVQEQAVAQFQMLHGLVGSEDQALFADFLDYAVRHREVIARFGRFPHRNHVLGRETTEAEQVFLAAPGSRF
- a CDS encoding lipocalin family protein: MRLVVTLCCVLLIAGCARPDAREAPETTDQVDLQRYQGTWYELARLPMFFQRNCVRSEAYYELRDDGRVAVTNRCETADGEWQQAEGEAAPQQPGKTDKLWVRFDNWFSNLFPGLTKGDYWILYLDDDYRVALVGSPDRDYLWLLSREPEVDSAIRDTLLNEARKRGYDVSELIWRGESS
- the pip gene encoding prolyl aminopeptidase encodes the protein MQTLYPEIKPYARHELAVESPHVLYVDESGSPEGLPVLFVHGGPGGGCDALSRRFFDPNLYRIITFDQRGCGRSTPHASLENNTTAHLIADMERIRESLGVDKWVLFGGSWGSTLSLAYAQAYPEHVHALILRGIFLCRPKEFSWFYQEGASRLFPDYWQDFLSPIPPDERGNLMQAYYRRLTGTDQIAQMHAAKAWSCWEGRTATLRPNTQVVDRFSDTHRALAMARIECHYFVNGAFLEPDQLLREMHKIAHLPGIIVHGRYDVICPLENAWELHEAWPNSELQIIREAGHSASESGTCDALVRAAADIAKRLLDVPPEEA
- the dtd gene encoding D-aminoacyl-tRNA deacylase — protein: MKALIQRVRQARVEVAGEVVGSIGQGLLVLVGIQRDDDQTRADKLLHKLLRYRVFGDEQGKMNRSLSDIGGGLLLVSQFTLAADTRSGLRPSFSSAAPPQLGEELYEYLLAQARRQHQQVACGRFGADMQVHLQNDGPVTFMLES
- a CDS encoding UPF0158 family protein produces the protein MRPLTIDVHRLEYALDSRDASEHYLDLESGQILAVFPGETAPGTDEKHDVQEDRFVHIEPLALAQSIAMREAFLFTQHDPNAHTVLSHALQGRKPLRTFDFKLEDFPEVRQAWLNYQTVQLREHAMSWLHENGLEPSKR
- a CDS encoding 16S rRNA (uracil(1498)-N(3))-methyltransferase — encoded protein: MNLLLLEAADFVAANRVILRDRRLKHIQDVHRAETGASLRVGLLGGEMGQGRLLRLDADEAELEVALNQPPPSKLPITLLLALPRPKMLRRVLQTVACMGVPRLVLLNSYRVEKSFWQTPFLEPEAIREQLLLGLEQARDTVLPEVSIEKRFKPFVEDRLPQIAVGTCGLVGHPGDYPDCPRAISDSVTLAIGPEGGWIPYEVDKFTEAGLQPVQMGERILRVETAVSALLARLF
- the tatC gene encoding twin-arginine translocase subunit TatC yields the protein MSNTSNDDQEMPLVAHLTELRKRLLRCVVAILLLFGGLFYFSQQIYALVAAPLRAYLPEGATMIATGVASPFLTPFKLTMMVALFLSMPVILHQIWSFIAPGLYKHEKRVAVPLLISSIFLFYGGMAFAYFVVFPIMFGFFASVTPEGVEMMTDIGQYLDFVLTLFFAFGVAFEIPVATFLLIWVGIVDVATLRKSRPYVIVGCFVVGMVLTPPDVFSQALLAIPMWLLFEAGLICGSMVKKREEDFRGDAEDDAAHRSDQSPTPRP
- the tatB gene encoding Sec-independent protein translocase protein TatB — its product is MFDIGFTELLLIGLVALFVLGPERLPGAVRTAGLWIGRAKRSFANIKSEVEREIGADEIRRQLHNERILDLEREMKQSIMPSSPTASGSASPQSATPAPEASTLDVPAPSEAKPADTAPVPRPDRPAEP
- the tatA gene encoding twin-arginine translocase TatA/TatE family subunit, whose translation is MGFGGISVWQLLIVLLIVVMLFGTKRLKGLGSDLGDAIKGFRKSMGTDEEKPSVEEKQNHTIDAEARKVEEPTKKN
- a CDS encoding phosphoribosyl-ATP diphosphatase produces the protein MSDTFARLAEVLEARKGAAADSSYVASLYHKGLNKILEKVGEESVETILAAKDAAISGDASDLIYETADLWFHSLVMLAALDQHPQAVLDELDRRFGLSGHAEKAARPQS